The nucleotide window GAAAGTGAAAGATATTAGCCAAATCAATATCGTAATGCATAAAGGTGTACGAATCTCTACCTCCAAAAAATAACATTGGTAAGCCTTTCATTAATTTTAAACCAAAGTCTGGATAGTTAAAATCGTTTTGAAGTTGCGGCACTTCTTTCAAAATATTCCACAAGAAGATTCTAAATCTTGTAGGCTCACGTTTTAGTAGATCTACATAATCGCTCATTTTCATTTTAGCGTGTGCCTCGTTAAAACCGTCTTTATAATCTACAGGTCTGTCGTCGTAAAGCGGAACAATTTTGTCTCCTGCAACATCTTTCATGTAGTCTAGACTCCATTTTGAGTACGCTGGCCAATCTTCTATAAAACGCTCAATAACGACAGGTTTTTGTGGTTTGAAGTAATTTTTAATGAAATCTTCTTTCGTAATAGTCTTTACGCGAGGTATGTCTTTAAGGTCTAATTGCAACAGTTAAAACTTTTGAATTTCAAAGTTAAGAAAACGTTACCAATTGGTTTAAATTGTATAATAAAAAATAACTTCTATTAGATTACTAAATACTATAGTAAAAAAGCAGCCCACAATTTTGTGGGCCATCTTAGTTATTCTTTAGTGTCAATTTCAGCATCGTCTGCTTCAATATTGTTTTTATCTTTACCCTTTAAATATTCTGGCAGATCCATCCCAGCCATGTTAAACATTTCTTGTAACGGTGGTACAGCTTTGTACATACCAGAAATAAAGTTAGAGGTAGAGGATTTGCCATCTTTACTACCACCATTTTCCCAAACGGTAACTTTATCAATTTTAATATTTTTGATGGCTTCGGCCTGTGTTTTAACCAGTTCTGGTAATTTATCGGCTATCAATAACAAAACGGCATCTTTAGAGTTGTTGCCAGCTGCTTTTACGATTTCATCTAGACCAGCTGCCTGCTTGGTCAGTACTTCGTAAAGCCCTTTTGCTTCGGCTTGTGCTTTAAACAATATGGCATCTGCTTCACCTTTTGCACGTCTTCTTATACGTTCTGCTTCGGCTTCTGCGTCAATTTCTGCTTTCTTTTTAGCAATTTCAGTAGGTACGATAACGTCTGCCATTTGAGATGAGCGTTCGCGTTCTGCTCTGGCAGTTTCTGCTTCTTGCTCAGCAGCATAAGACTCTTGTAATGCTTTTGCCGCTTGTACTTTCTCCGAAGCAATTGCTACGCGCTCTGCTTCGGCTTCACGCTGACGTCGCAAAGAGTCGGAATTGGCAACGGATATTTTTGCAGTGTTTTCGCCCTCAACAGCTTTAGCATTGGCCGCGGCTACTTGTGTTTTTTCGTCTTGTACTGCATTAGCTTCACCAATGGCACCGTCTCTATTTTTCTCGGCAACTGACTTACGTGCGGCATTTATGGCATGTGCTGCAGCTTCTTTACCTAAAGCTTCAATGTAACCAGATTCGTCAACAATATCTGTAATATTTACGTTGATTAATTTAAGACCAACCTTTTTTAATTCTGACTCCACAGATTGCGATATATTGGTTAAGAATTTATCTCTATCTGAGTTAATTTCTTCAATATCCATAGAAGCTACAACCAAACGTAACTGACCAAAAATAATTTCTTTAGCCAATTCTTGAATATCTTGTAAACCTAAACCAAGCAAACGCTCTGCTGCATTTTGCATAACACCTGGTTCTGTAGAGACGCCTATGGTAAAGCGCGATGGTACATTAACACGGATATTTTGCTTAGATAGTGCGTTTACCAAGTTAACTTCGATAGAAATTGGTGTTAAATCTAGATATTCATAATCTTGAATTACTGGAATAATAAAGGCGGCACCACCATGGATACATTTTGCGGATTTTCCGCCGCCAACTTTACCGTAAACTACTAAGATGCGATCCGATGGACAACGTTTATAGCGTTTAATAAGTAAAATTAAGGTGAGCACTATAAAAAGTGCAACAAATATAAGTAGCATTGGTCCGCCAAAGCCCTCTAAATTTACATTGTCTTGCATGCTTAAATTAATCATAGGTTAATGTGTGTTTTGGTTAATAGTTTATTTGTTTTCTAAAAGGTTTTTTGCCCCTTGTTGCAAGGTCTCATGTTTAGGTGACGTTGGTTCAATGGGCTTGCGGGTTTGGTCTACAATTAAAATACCGTTAGATGTTACATCTACAACTTTAATAATAGTACCAGATTTTAATGATGTTTGCGAATCTGTAAGCGCATCGAGCTCTCTAAGTGTTCCTTGAATATTGACGCTTACTTTTCCCATGCTAGATCGACCTGCACCTATTGTTAGGTATACTTCGCCGATAGTGTCTAATGCATTTTTGTAGTTAAGCGTTCCGCTATCACTAAGTTTACTTATAAAGTAGAAAAGAGCAGTCATAATTAACATCATTAATAATCCGCAAAAAACAGAGATAATAATCGTTGCTGGTGTAGATAATCCGGCATCGATACAGGCAATTCCGCTCCAACCAAAAATGGTAAAAAAGCCTATTAGATTCTTAAACGTTATGAAGTGAAAACCTGCATCACCATCTAAATCTGTATCAATGTCTCCTATATCATCTGCATCTCCACCAGCAAATGCCATAATCATTACAACCATAAATATTAACGAGCTTACTATTGCAATAGACCAATACAGCTTTGAAAAAAAATCTAAATTTAAAAACCATTCTGTCATAATTATCAAGTTTTAATGCGTTATTAAATATACAACCATTGTAAGATTATTTGATCTTAATCTTGAAAGATTTTGATAAAGTTTAACCGTCAAGAAGACTGAATGAGTCCTAGCTTTTTGTTGTTGATTTAAGGATAAAAATGTATCCACTAAAAAAGAAGCGAGATGGTTAGTCTTAGCGAGTAATTAACCTGTTCTTTTTAGAGCTCTTAAAAGCTACATTTATTAACTGCTTTCAATTTATCAGTAGTTTTGCTGTTCTTTTTGTTACAATAGAAACAAAAAAACCCTGTCGGTTAGGACAGGATTTACAGTGAGATATGTTGTTTTCTATCTATTTAAACGTATATCGTAAACCAAATAACACGTTACTTGGTGGCATTGGTGTAAAGCCAGATTCAATATAGTCAGCATCAAAAATATTGCTTGCGGTTATTGTAAATTCTGCTTGGCTAAATCTAATGGCTACAGATGCGTCCCAGACATTATAGGTTTGTCCTGTTGTACGTTCGGCATACTTGTAAATTATGTTTTGACTTACGTTTTTAAATAACTGGGTGCTTAATCGCGTAATATATTGGTGCTTTAATGTATTAAGTGAATAGCGCGATAATTCTTCGTTTTGATCCGAAATATTATCATCTAAGTACGAGTATCCAAACGCTAAAGTTTGTTTGTAGTTGCTGATATTAAAGTTGTATGCAGCATCAAACTCTAAACCTTTGGTATTAACCTCTGTAATATTTTGTGCCGTAAACACATCTTCAGTTACAGACGTTCTTACATAATCGATAAGATTATCCGCATCTCTGTTAAATACAGCAATACTAGCTGTAAGTTTTTGTGAGACATATTTTAACCCAAGCTCTTGCGCAAACGCTTCTTCTGGCTCTAGATTTTCATTTCCGCTGGTTACAGGATCGTTGTAGTATAAATCAGTATAGGTAGGTACACGATAGGTATAACCAATGTTACCATAAACCTTAAAGTTATTAGTGATGTCGTACCCAACATCTAAACCAGGAAAAGCATGAAATTTAAAATCTGAAAAATACGTTAGTGCTACGCCAGGTGTAATATCCAATCTGTTATTAAACAAACTAAAACGATGCTCTAAAAATACATTGGTCATAAAGCGATTTCGGTTACCTAAGTTGTTACTTCTTAAATAGATTTTGGAGAGATCTACACCAAAACCGGTAATACCCAACTCTGAAGAATAAGAAGCGTTGGCTTCTGCACCAATTTTATCAGAAATATGAAAATTTCTAAAAAAGTTAGGATCGTCTCGTCGCAATAAAAACATATCTTGATTACGTCTCCAGTAAACTCTTGGCTGAATTTTTAATGTAGATGTTCTAAACGTGGTACCAAATGCAATTAAGCTATTCTGCGTTTCTTCGTACTCATTAAACGTAGGATTGGTTGTGTAGAAGTTTTCTGCACCAAACTTACGCTCAAGAAATGTAGCTGTCATTTCAATAGCTTGAGCATTTTTATTGAAGGTACTTTTTAGGTAATAATTGGCATTGTCATAATCCGTGTTAATTCGGTAACCTTCAGAAGTCACTCTACCAACATGAACAATATGCGATGAGTTTTCTAAATCTACTCCAGCAGTAACATTACCATTAAGCTGTCCAAAAGAACCAGTTTCAACGTTTACAGATGTTGAGTTTTTAAGGTTCTTCTTAGTTACAATATTTATAGCACCGTTAAAAGCATTCTGACCAAAAACTCTGGCTGCAGGACCTTTAATAATTTCTATACGCTCAATAACTTCTAATGGTAAAGCAGCGTTCATGGTGTGGTGACCTGTTTGTGCATCGTCCATTTTTATTCCATCTATCAGTAGAAGTGTTTGGTCAAAACCACCACCTCTTATGTAAAGATCGGCTTGGCTGCCACCTGTACCACGTCTTCTAATATCTACACCAGCCACTTGCTGCAATAAATCCGCAAGGTTTACAGTCGCACTTTTTTTAATAGCATCTGATGTGATAATGTTTATCGTTCTTGAATTTTCTTTAAAAGGTAAATCAATACGTGTACCAGTCAAAGTAACCGAATCTAGTTTTTGTGTGACTTCTTGCGCATTAAGCTGAAAAATAGCCATAATTAGTAATGCAAAAGGAGTAATCTTTTTTCTCATGTCTCGTTTTAAATTGAAAGTGCAAAAGTCGTAACTTTCCGGACGATTAAAATAGTCCACTTTTAAAAGAATGAATAGTCCGGTTGAAGCAATTTTAAAACAGCTAATTAGTTTCGA belongs to Winogradskyella sp. J14-2 and includes:
- a CDS encoding cupin-like domain-containing protein produces the protein MQLDLKDIPRVKTITKEDFIKNYFKPQKPVVIERFIEDWPAYSKWSLDYMKDVAGDKIVPLYDDRPVDYKDGFNEAHAKMKMSDYVDLLKREPTRFRIFLWNILKEVPQLQNDFNYPDFGLKLMKGLPMLFFGGRDSYTFMHYDIDLANIFHFHFEGKKQCILFDQKQNKYLYKVPHSLITREDIDFANPDFEKWPALKHAKGWVCNLNHGEVLYMPEGYWHYMRYLTPGFSMSLRAIARNPKNLGKALYNIFLMRNYDNLMRRIKGQKWIDWKNEKAITNTKPYV
- a CDS encoding flotillin family protein, coding for MINLSMQDNVNLEGFGGPMLLIFVALFIVLTLILLIKRYKRCPSDRILVVYGKVGGGKSAKCIHGGAAFIIPVIQDYEYLDLTPISIEVNLVNALSKQNIRVNVPSRFTIGVSTEPGVMQNAAERLLGLGLQDIQELAKEIIFGQLRLVVASMDIEEINSDRDKFLTNISQSVESELKKVGLKLINVNITDIVDESGYIEALGKEAAAHAINAARKSVAEKNRDGAIGEANAVQDEKTQVAAANAKAVEGENTAKISVANSDSLRRQREAEAERVAIASEKVQAAKALQESYAAEQEAETARAERERSSQMADVIVPTEIAKKKAEIDAEAEAERIRRRAKGEADAILFKAQAEAKGLYEVLTKQAAGLDEIVKAAGNNSKDAVLLLIADKLPELVKTQAEAIKNIKIDKVTVWENGGSKDGKSSTSNFISGMYKAVPPLQEMFNMAGMDLPEYLKGKDKNNIEADDAEIDTKE
- a CDS encoding TonB-dependent receptor plug domain-containing protein, producing the protein MRKKITPFALLIMAIFQLNAQEVTQKLDSVTLTGTRIDLPFKENSRTINIITSDAIKKSATVNLADLLQQVAGVDIRRRGTGGSQADLYIRGGGFDQTLLLIDGIKMDDAQTGHHTMNAALPLEVIERIEIIKGPAARVFGQNAFNGAINIVTKKNLKNSTSVNVETGSFGQLNGNVTAGVDLENSSHIVHVGRVTSEGYRINTDYDNANYYLKSTFNKNAQAIEMTATFLERKFGAENFYTTNPTFNEYEETQNSLIAFGTTFRTSTLKIQPRVYWRRNQDMFLLRRDDPNFFRNFHISDKIGAEANASYSSELGITGFGVDLSKIYLRSNNLGNRNRFMTNVFLEHRFSLFNNRLDITPGVALTYFSDFKFHAFPGLDVGYDITNNFKVYGNIGYTYRVPTYTDLYYNDPVTSGNENLEPEEAFAQELGLKYVSQKLTASIAVFNRDADNLIDYVRTSVTEDVFTAQNITEVNTKGLEFDAAYNFNISNYKQTLAFGYSYLDDNISDQNEELSRYSLNTLKHQYITRLSTQLFKNVSQNIIYKYAERTTGQTYNVWDASVAIRFSQAEFTITASNIFDADYIESGFTPMPPSNVLFGLRYTFK